A single Xylella taiwanensis DNA region contains:
- the gshB gene encoding glutathione synthase gives MPLDVVVVMDPITGIKIAKDTTFAMLLEAQRRGHRLHYVHPGSLSLHEGRTFAQTSPLKVHDDKTDWYTLAEFSETALGQGQIILMRKDPPVNTEFIYDTQLLGIAQAAGAQVINHPQGLRDFNEKLAAQLFPQCCPPTLITRDMKALKRFVQKQGQAILKPLDGMGGHSIFRSHDGDPNLNVILETLTDGGRKLAIAQRYLQQIIDGDKRILLIDGVPIDYCLARIPQGDEFRGNMAAGGRGESRPLNERDRWIAAQVGPEMRYRGMRFVGIDVIGDYLTEINVTSPTGLRELDAQCGLNIAGQLFDAIEAGG, from the coding sequence TTCGCCATGCTGCTAGAAGCACAGCGCCGCGGCCATCGTCTTCACTACGTACATCCCGGAAGCCTGAGCTTGCACGAGGGCCGTACGTTTGCACAAACCTCACCGCTAAAAGTACATGACGACAAGACAGACTGGTACACCTTAGCCGAATTCAGCGAGACCGCACTCGGCCAAGGACAAATAATCCTGATGCGCAAAGATCCTCCCGTCAATACTGAATTTATCTACGACACTCAGCTGCTCGGTATCGCCCAAGCTGCTGGCGCTCAAGTGATTAACCACCCACAGGGCCTACGCGACTTCAATGAGAAACTAGCTGCACAGCTATTCCCACAATGCTGTCCACCAACCCTGATTACCCGTGATATGAAAGCACTTAAGAGGTTTGTCCAAAAGCAGGGGCAAGCGATTCTCAAGCCACTAGATGGCATGGGAGGGCATTCGATATTCCGTAGTCATGACGGCGACCCTAACCTCAACGTGATCCTAGAAACTTTGACAGACGGTGGACGTAAGCTGGCCATAGCACAGCGCTACCTGCAACAAATTATCGACGGCGACAAGCGCATCCTACTGATCGACGGAGTACCTATAGACTATTGTTTAGCCAGAATCCCACAGGGAGACGAATTCCGCGGCAACATGGCTGCTGGAGGCCGGGGCGAGAGCCGTCCCCTCAACGAACGCGACCGTTGGATTGCCGCTCAAGTCGGACCAGAGATGCGATACCGTGGCATGCGTTTTGTCGGAATCGACGTGATCGGTGACTACTTGACTGAGATAAACGTCACAAGCCCGACCGGCTTACGTGAATTAGATGCACAGTGCGGCCTGAACATCGCTGGCCAATTGTTCGATGCAATCGAAGCTGGAGGCTGA